Below is a window of Pseudomonas eucalypticola DNA.
GGGCCCGCCGTTGCCGCTGGCCAGCAGCCAGGCACCGAAGCCGATCATGCAGATAATGGCCGCGACCTTGACCAGCGAGAACCAGAACTCCATCTCGCCGAACACTTTCACCTGGGTGAGGTTGATCAGGTTGATGAGCACGAAGAACACGGCCGCCGACACCCAGGTCGGCACACTCGGCCACCAGTACTGCACGTAGATGCCCACGGCCGTCAGTTCGGCCATGCCCACCAGCACATACACCACCCAGTAGTTCCAGCCCGAGGTGAAACCTGCCAGCTCCCCCCAGTAGCGGCTGGCGAAGTGGCTGAAAGAGCCGGCCACCGGCTCGTCCACCACCATTTCACCCAGTTGGCGCATGATGAAGAAGGCCATCAGGCCGGCGATGGCGTAACCGAGGATCACCGACGGCCCGGCCATGTTGATGGTCTGGGCGATACCCAGGAACAGCCCGGTGCCGATGGCGCCGCCCAGCGCGATCAGCTGGATATGACGGTTCTTCAGGCCCCGATGCAAACCCTCGGGGGATGATTGTTGGTCCATTGAAGCTTCCTTGAGCTCGGATGACTGCTGGCTGGCAGGTGAAGGCGCACAGGATCTAGATCCAGCCGCCCCACTGCAATAGGAAAATGCCGATATTCGTCGTAATAGCGGCGGCAACGGTAGTAATCACAATGATTGCCGCCGCCAATTGATGGTTGCCATTGGCCGCGCGGGCCATGACATAGCTGGCCGCCGCGGTCGGGCTGCCGATGTACAGAAACAAAATACCCAGCTCGGCGCCGCGAAAACCCAGCAGCCAGGCCACCAGGGTACCCAGCAGTGGCAGCCAGACCATTTTCACCAGGCTGGCGCTTATCGCCAGGTCACCGCTTTCGCGCAAGGCGGCCAGCGACAAGGTGCCGCCGATGCAGATCAACGCCAGGGGCAGGCTCATCTGCGCCAGGTAGTCGCCGCTGGTCAGCAACCAGTTGGGCAGGCCGATCTGCAGGTAGGCCATGGGGGCCGCCACCAGCACGCTGATGATCAGCGGGTTGCACAGCACGCTCTTGAAGATGCTCCACGGGTCTGACTTGATGTTCGGGCTGTAGATGGCCAGGATCACGGTGGACAGGCTGTTGTAGAGCAGGATCACCAGCCCGGCCAGAATGGCCCCCAGGGAAATGCCCTGGTCGCCATACATACTGCCAGCCAGGGCCAGGCCAACCACGCCGTTGTTGCCGCGAAAGGCGCCCTGGGTATAGATGCCGCGGTCCTCGGGCGGGCAGCGCCACAACGCCATCCCCCAGGAGAAGGCGAAGCTGGCGAAGGTCGCGGCAACGAAGTAGATCAGCAGCCCTGGCTTCATGGCCGCATGCAGGTCGGCGTGGTAAATGCCCAGGAACAGCAGCGCGGGCATGCACACGTTGAAGACCAGGGCGGACGCGGTGTAGATGAAACTGTCGTTGATAGCGCCGATGCGC
It encodes the following:
- a CDS encoding AEC family transporter; its protein translation is MLAIFIQTLNITAPVFAMLFLGIFLKRIGAINDSFIYTASALVFNVCMPALLFLGIYHADLHAAMKPGLLIYFVAATFASFAFSWGMALWRCPPEDRGIYTQGAFRGNNGVVGLALAGSMYGDQGISLGAILAGLVILLYNSLSTVILAIYSPNIKSDPWSIFKSVLCNPLIISVLVAAPMAYLQIGLPNWLLTSGDYLAQMSLPLALICIGGTLSLAALRESGDLAISASLVKMVWLPLLGTLVAWLLGFRGAELGILFLYIGSPTAAASYVMARAANGNHQLAAAIIVITTVAAAITTNIGIFLLQWGGWI